One part of the Pseudomonadota bacterium genome encodes these proteins:
- a CDS encoding translation factor Sua5, translating to LILDGGSCEVGIESTIVDTTCTPFQILRPGGISADALEAVLGVPVARIASGEARAPGMLEAHYAPAARVLLATSADDAHRLAREGRRVGFIGLEEAAVPAGSVALGSASTPEAYAHDLYRWLRDADAQGLDLVVAVPPPPAGIGVGVIDRLKRAAASTP from the coding sequence CTCATCCTTGACGGCGGTTCCTGCGAGGTGGGCATCGAGTCGACCATCGTCGACACAACCTGCACTCCATTCCAGATCCTGCGCCCCGGCGGCATCTCCGCCGATGCGCTCGAAGCCGTTCTCGGCGTGCCGGTGGCGCGTATCGCAAGCGGCGAGGCGCGCGCGCCGGGCATGCTCGAGGCGCACTACGCCCCCGCGGCACGGGTGCTTCTGGCCACCAGCGCCGACGACGCCCATCGTCTCGCCCGCGAAGGACGACGGGTCGGCTTCATCGGCCTCGAGGAGGCTGCGGTGCCCGCAGGTTCGGTGGCGCTGGGTTCGGCATCGACGCCAGAGGCCTACGCCCACGACCTCTACCGCTGGCTGCGTGATGCCGACGCGCAAGGCCTCGACCTGGTGGTGGCGGTCCCCCCGCCCCCCGCGGGGATCGGCGTCGGCGTGATCGATCGACTGAAGCGCGCGGCCGCCTCGACGCCATGA
- a CDS encoding NUDIX domain-containing protein, which translates to MSRALREMFSTYATRWPDEGDVAARFIAFVDTHADCLHRTCVPGHLTGSALVTSPGLDQVLLTHHRKLGLWVQLGGHADGEANLAHVAMTEAKEESGLRSLHFLAHSCVGGTNPGDGSVKASTDPMPFDLDIHEIPANARDPAHLHYDVRYLIVAADPHGETVVVSPESHDVRWFTLAEARALTSEVSMHRQFDKLEALRRPT; encoded by the coding sequence ATGAGCCGAGCGCTGCGGGAGATGTTCTCCACCTATGCCACGCGCTGGCCCGACGAAGGCGATGTCGCGGCGCGCTTCATCGCGTTCGTCGACACCCATGCGGACTGCCTGCACCGCACCTGCGTGCCCGGACACCTCACCGGGTCGGCCCTCGTCACCAGCCCCGGCCTCGATCAGGTGCTGCTCACCCACCACCGCAAGCTCGGGCTGTGGGTCCAGCTGGGCGGGCATGCCGATGGCGAGGCGAACCTCGCTCATGTGGCGATGACGGAGGCAAAAGAGGAATCCGGGCTTCGGTCGTTGCACTTTCTGGCGCACTCGTGCGTGGGGGGCACCAACCCGGGTGACGGATCGGTGAAGGCATCCACCGACCCGATGCCCTTCGATCTCGACATCCACGAGATCCCGGCCAACGCACGCGACCCGGCACACCTGCACTATGACGTGCGGTACCTCATCGTGGCCGCAGACCCGCACGGCGAAACCGTGGTGGTGTCGCCGGAGTCCCACGATGTGCGCTGGTTCACCCTCGCCGAGGCGAGGGCGCTCACCTCGGAGGTCAGCATGCACCGCCAGTTCGACAAGCTGGAGGCGTTGCGTCGCCCGACGTGA